A genomic region of Hypomesus transpacificus isolate Combined female chromosome 19, fHypTra1, whole genome shotgun sequence contains the following coding sequences:
- the serf2b gene encoding small EDRK-rich factor 2, which produces MTRGNQRDLARLKNAKKQGDQNKGKRSNDGLSAAARKQRDAEIMQQKQKKASDKGSDKSK; this is translated from the exons ATGACCA GAGGAAATCAACGTGATCTTGCCCGCTTAAAGAATGCCAAGAAGCAAGGGGACCAAAATAAGGGGAAGAGGAGCAATGATGGTTTGTCTGCTGCAGCCCGTAAGCAGAG GGATGCAGAGATAATGCAACAGAAGCAGAAAAAAGCAAGTGACAAGGGAAGTGACAAGTCTAAATAA
- the LOC124481500 gene encoding endoplasmic reticulum aminopeptidase 1-like, with amino-acid sequence MVSAVWLLWCLAAVWAELERPSNEINTENSEETFPWRNQRLPIVVQPDQYFICIHPDLTANTFTGQVHILVTVLNDTRLIVLNSKGLAIKEVVLRDLTQPAATYRRAQPVEIQKQILLHEANGRQERSVKNQVSLRVLESEANEQLALISDVPLKAGHQFQLSISYSGNFSRSYSGLYKATYMTPDGDLRTIVATNFEPSYAREAFPCFDEPGMKALFSLVVVREAGQISLSNMPELYTKALQDGLEEDHYQASARMSSYLVAFVVCDFAQNTAQTKKGVKVSVFAADHQINQTHHALKVAVDILEFYEEYFKISYPLPKIDLVAIPDFEAGAMENWGLVTFRETSLLYQEHRDSLRGRSWVSLVTAHELAHQWFGNLVTMQWWDDVWLNEGFASYLEYVAIKHLEPHWGMEDQYLLMNMYKALERDSLLTTHSVSLPVSGSTQIREMFDAVSYSKGASVLGMLHMYLSDHVFLSGIQSYLRTHLYNNAQPDDLWTAMSETAQQNHMFTDVKALMDTWITQRGYPVVSVSIQGTHIHLRQDLFTILPQNDTDSLWQIPFTFYTSSSSTVTIHLMTSKEEIIDLPEEVTWIKANVNSSGFYRVFYDSHTLLGLVTQLEGGQARFSSADRAGLIDDTFHLARQGSLHYCEAFKYTLFMKTEHELLPITVFINHMTNMIHKFSFNKQPCIAHLLKEHLWSMLGRLADAQRWEDAGSLPFQSRRVKLLELAARLGRSPETEQNALRLFHFWMAKNGDHPLPATLRGLIFQVGVRKGGHIEWKFLLKKYQQNTSCKEKAIMLAALCHTTSQSKIQWLLNASLQHHVIKTQDFSLIVEQLAFRPTTNEMVWKFLQKHWEQILLKYPLGSPYLSGIVKSTTSHFNSTEKYDEVYDFFVTKKKLSYMSFVKQSLETIKVNMHWIKTNTVTIQSWLQKTYPNSFKSYLFCKKEVAYRFKWGTTIHIRI; translated from the exons ATGGTGTCTGCTGTGTGGCTTCTCTGGTGTCTGGCTGCTGTCTGGGCTGAGCTGGAGAGACCATCCAATGAGATAAATACAGAAAATTCAGAGGAAACATTTCCATGGAGGAACCAGAGGCTTCCCATCGTCGTTCAACCCGACCAGTATTTCATCTGCATCCACCCTGACCTCACCGCCAACACCTTCACTGGTCAGGTTCACATCCTGGTCACGGTGTTGAACGACACCAGACTTATTGTGCTGAACAGCAAGGGTCTGGCCATCAAGGAAGTTGTTCTCAGAGACCTCACCCAGCCCGCTGCCACTTACAGACGGGCGCAGCCAGTGGAGATACAGAAACAGATTCTTCTCCATGAAGCTAATGGAAGACAGGAAAGGTCAGTGAAGAACCAGGTGTCCCTACGTGTGTTGGAGTCAGAAGCCAATGAGCAGCTGGCTTTGATCTCAGACGTTCCTCTCAAAGCAGGACATCAGTTCCAGCTCTCCATCTCCTATTCCGGGAACTTCTCCAGGAGTTACTCAGGTCTCTACAAAGCCACTTACATGACACCAGATGGAGACCTCAG AACTATCGTGGCGACCAACTTTGAGCCTAGTTATGCCCGAGAGGCTTTCCCTTGTTTTGATGAGCCTGGAATGAAAGCCCTGTTTTCTCTGGTGGTGGTAAGGGAGGCTGGACAAATATCCCTCTCTAACATGCCAGAG TTATACACCAAAGCACTGCAAGATGGTCTGGAGGAGGACCACTACCAGGCTAGTGCGAGGATGAGCAGCTACCTGGTGGCTTTTGTCGTCTGTGACTTTGCCCAGAACACAGCACAGACCAAGAAAGGGGTCAAG GTTTCAGTCTTTGCGGCAGACCATCAGATAAACCAAACTCACCATGCTCTCAAAGTAGCTGTGGATATCCTAGAGTTTTATGAGGAGTACTTCAAGATCTCATACCCCTTACCAAAAATAG ATCTGGTGGCAATCCCTGATTTTGAGGCAGGAGCCATGGAGAACTGGGGTCTGGTGACGTTCAGGGAGACATCCCTGCTGTACCAGGAACACCGGGACAGCCTGAGGGGACGGTCCTGGGTCAGTCTCGTCACCGCTCACGAGCTGGCCCACCAG TGGTTTGGGAATCTGGTGACCATGCAGTGGTGGGATGACGTGTGGCTGAATGAAGGCTTTGCCAGCTACTTGGAGTATGTAGCCATAAAACACCTAGAACCTCACTGGGGTATG gAGGACCAGTATCTCTTGATGAACATGTACaaagccctggagagagactCTCTCCTGACCACTCACTCTGTGTCACTACCCGTCAGCGGCTCCACTCAGATCAGAGAGATGTTTGATGCAGTATCCTACTCCAAG GGCGCAAGTGTTCTTGGAATGCTCCACATGTATCTGTCAGACCATGTGTTCCTTAGTGGAATTCAAAGCTATTTGAGGACCCATCTCTACAACAATGCACAACCAGACGACCTGTGGACAGCAATGTCAGAG ACAGCCCAGCAGAATCACATGTTCACTGATGTGAAAGCCCTGATGGACACATGGATAACCCAAAGGGGATATCCTGTTGTGTCAGTGAGCATTCAGGGGACGCACATCCACTTGCGACAGGATCTTTTCACCATCTTGCCTCAGAATGACACAGA CTCCTTGTGGCAGATCCCATTTACTTTCTACACCAGTAGCTCATCCACTGTCACCATTCATTTGATGACAAGCAAAGAAG AGATCATTGATCTTCCAGAGGAGGTGACATGGATCAAAGCCAATGTGAACTCCAGTGGCTTCTACAGGGTCTTCTATGACAGCCACACACTGCTAGGCCTGGTCACACAGCTGGAGGGGGGACAGGCTCGCTTCAGCTCTGCTGACAGGGCCGGACTGATCGATGACACCTTTCATCTGGCCAG ACAAGGATCCTTGCACTACTGTGAAGCATTCAAATACACTCTGTTCATGAAGACAGAACATGAATTATTGCCCATAACCGTCTTTATCAATCACATGACCAACATGATACACAAATTCTCCTTCAACAAACAACCTTGCATTGCTCATCTTCTCAAG gaGCACCTGTGGAGCATGCTGGGAAGGCTGGCGGACGCCCAGCGTTGGGAGGATGCCGGGTCTTTGCCTTTCCAGAGCAGGAGAGTCAAGCTTCTGGAACTGGCAGCCCGATTGGGACGCTCCCCAGAAACAGAGCAAAATGCCCTGCGCCTCTTCCACTTCTGGATGGCCAAAAATGGAGACCACCC ACTGCCTGCTACATTGCGGGGGCTGATATTCCAGGTGGGTGTCAGGAAAGGAGGTCATATCGAGTGGAAGTTCCTTCTGAAAAAGTACCAGCAGAATACATCTTGTAAAGAAAAGGCCATCATGCTAGCCGCTCTCTGTCACACCACCAGTCAGAGCAAGATACAATG GTTGCTGAATGcgtctctccagcaccatgtgaTCAAGACTCAGGACTTCTCCCTCATTGTGGAGCAGCTGGCATTCCGACCCACAACCAATGAGATGGTGTGGAAATTCCTGCAGAAACACTGGGAACAGATCTTGTTGAA GTATCCATTGGGGTCACCTTATTTGTCTGGTATTGTAAAATCTACTACATCCCATTTTAATTCTACTGAGAAATATGATGAG GTTTACGACTTCTTTGTGACAAAGAAAAAACTAAGTTATATGTCCTTCGTCAAGCAATCTTTGGAAACAATCAAAGTGAACATGCATTGGATTAAAACTAACACAGTGACCATTCAATCTTGGCTACAGAAGACATACCCCAACAGCTTCAAATCATATTTATTCTGCAAGAAGGAGGTTGCGTATCGCTTTAAATGGGGAACTACCATCCATATTCGTATTTAG